Part of the Rhizoctonia solani chromosome 2, complete sequence genome is shown below.
CGACCAAGAAGCAGACGTCGCCACAGGCTGCGTCCCCTGCCCCCTCTGCCTTTCGCCCGGCCCCATCCGCACCCTCTACGGCCGCACCGTCCCTCTCGCTCGACCGCTCCAAGTCCCAGCGCAGTCCGCCCTcgccccagccccagcccgAAGTTGCGCGCTCCAAGTCCCAGCGCGAGCCCCCGAGAGCGCCCAGCGCCACCCGCCCCGCCCCCCAGCCAGGCCAGAAGATCGCACAGGGTCACCACGTGCGCGAACGCGCCGACAAGAACACGCCCCAGCCCAGCCCCGCCCTCGCCAGCCTCGCCAAACATGCCCCCGACAAGGCCCCCACTCAGTTCAGCGGTGTCGCTCCCCCCGGCTCCACCGCCACCCCGAGACGGCGCGAAAAGAAGGAAAAGAGCGACGGCGACATTGTCAAGCGCTTGCAGGCCATTTGCACAGACGCCGATCCCACCCGATTGTACCGCAATCTCGTCAAGATTGGACAGGGGTGCGTTTTCTCTTTCGCTTTGGGATATCATCTAACCGCCTGGGTAGCGCGTCCGGAGGTGTGTATACCGCCTACCAAGTCGGCACCAACCTCTCTGTCGCGATCAAGCAAATGGACCTCGACAAGCAGCCGAAAAAAGACCTCATCATCAACGAGATTCTCGTCATGCGCTCATCTAGGCATCCAAACATCGTCAACTACATCGACTCGTTCTTGCACAAGAACGATCTCTGGGTCGTCATGGAGTACATGGAGGGCGGAAGTCTCACCGACGTCGTCACCGCCAACCTCATGACCGAAGGCCAAATCGCTGCCGTGTCGCGCGAGACCGCCCAAGGTCTCGAGCATCTCCACCGCCACGGTGTCATCCACCGCGACATCAAGAGCGACAATGTTCTGCTCAGCCTTCAAGGCGATATTAAACTCAGTGGGTGTATTTCTATATTTGGCACTGATAACATGAGCTCATCCCCCGTCTAGCCGACTTTGGCTTTTGCGCCCAGATTTCCGATCCTGCCCATTCCAAGCGTACGACCATGGTCGGTACCCCCTATTGGATGGCGCCCGAGGTCGTCACGCGAAAAGAATACGGCCCCAAGGTCGATATCTGGAGTTTGGGCATCATGGCCATCGGTACGTCACTCAATgcttgaaaaaaaaaaaccccTCACTCACCCCGCTCAACAGAAATGGTTGAAGGCGAGCCGCCGTATCTCAACCAGAACCCGCTCAAGGCTCTGTACCTGATCGCTACAAACGGAACCCCGACCATCGCGAACCCTGATGCGCTTTCGCCCGTGTTCAAGGACTACCTCGCCAAGACGCTCGAGTCGACGCCGAGAAACGACCCGATGCGGCACAGCTCCTACAGGTTGTCGTCTTTTTTTTCTATCTTTGGTATTCAAAACTGATCGCGCCCCGTACAGCACCCGTTTTTCCAAAAAGCTGAATCGCTAAGGACATTGACACCGCTCATTAAAGCTGCCCGCGAAGCAAGCAAGAACAAGTGATCCCGCTCCTCATACGCTCGACATGTCCCTTAGCCCCATCTGTATCGCTGCATTCCCTGAATATGCACTATGCACCTCTCGTTCCTTATCTATCACACCCTTGCAGCTTACCATGTCGTCCCTCACTATTCTGTAACAAAGCCGTATCTCCGTTTTTTCCgtctttttttctttgttttttcttttctctttTGTTTGTTCCTCTGTCTCCCTCTGTCTCTGTCTCTTtcctctttctctctctctctcgttTTTTGATTACCCCTCTTTCTTACTTTGATGAAGTACGAAGTGATTGACTATTATCGTGAGTCTTGGTCTCGGGAATAGAACTATACGTGTCAATGGTGTGGGTTGGCCAGTGTGTGAAGGGTGGAGTTGGCGAGAAAGTGTATGTGTGCGTGTATGCACGATCCTTGACCTCCCGGGAACCCATTTATGGTATGTATGACGATTAGGCGCgcatagtgtgctttgtcaaACTGTAGGGGGTTGGAAATTCGGTTTACTGCGTGTCAAATCCCCTCGAGAAGCGGGTATTGGTGTGCGCGGTAACGTGTCTGCGTATTACAGTGTCGAATCCTAGTTAATATCTGCAGCACCGAACTCCTTTTTACCagacgaaaaaaaaaacactgGAGCAATCGACGGTCGGTATGGTTCGTCGCATTATGTCAGACTTCGATtcttgaatgtatgcgcatcaACAAGCGCACAGCGAAACCTCCCATCGATAAGTACAGGTCATTAGACACCGATGTACTGTAACGCCCCCCCCCCACACATTTACAGTAATATACCCGACTACTCCCGGAAATGACACGAGCTCAAAAAGGTTATCCAGAAGACAAAATTATAAATCCATCCATCTGCACTGCCATATACGTACTTTTTATAATAATTCTCCCGGAGGAGAGGCAGGAGTCGCCGGACATGAGATCCTGGCAAAACAAAACTCCTAGTGCGCAGCTCTTCCGAGCTCGGGATTCAAGACTTGATAACCCATTGCAGAAGATTGATACCCCCAAAACTCCACGGAAGGAATTTTTTGTAGGTCTTTATGGAGATCATAACGGCCAATGGGCTTTCATCCAGTATCTTCGAGTTCCCCTTCGTTATCATAAAGTGATGAGATGTAGAATATCCGTTCTCAGTATTTAGGACTATGGCTGCAAGTCTGGACTCTTAACCATTTGATAATGTGTGTGAGGTGTGTAGGTGCAACTGTCCTTGTGTATGTATGCTGGTGTATCCTAGATCCTAGACTAAATGCAGTTCAATCTTCTCCGAGTCAATTCCAAAGCGTTGAAAATTGAGTACATCTTGCTAGCTTACGAGCTCATTCAAACTTAAGATTCAACGTATGTAAATCCACCAATTGTCCTCTAGCCGGGAAAAGTGACCGTTTCTTGTGTCCTGAACCCTCTTGCATCACAGGAGAAGCGAAAGACGCAAGTCATCTTCCTTCTACGTTTTGTCCTCTCGTGCTACCATGCCTAAGGATTTTTTTTGCCCGCTCGAAGATACAGGGTTATTCGTCTCAGAATCGATATTAGGGTGTCAGTACCcaaaagggaaaaaacccCTCATATGCAAAGCCCTGATATCGGGCATAAATTTGCCCAGACGCCGGTGCTCGACCCTCGAAATACTTGTCATAGTCGCCAATCAAACTTATCTTGTAATTATACTCCCATGCGGACCGTTCCCTCCGTGGGATGTTGCGTTGCATCGAGGGTGGGGTCCCGGTAACCCATACCTTTTGGGTTATCCGCTCGTAAAGCCACAGGTTCATCGTTGGCGCATGGGGACGCCCGTGTATCTTCCGGGTATTGCTTCACTGAAAAACTGAGTACTATCCCTGGGCCTCAAGCCGCTTACCTCAGAGCCCGGAGGTGGGGACGGGGTCGATCGCGGGTTATATATGTCCGAGCATCCACCTCAAATTCTATACCTTTCTATAACCGGTACGATTCTTCGCTTGGTCCACCTTATCACCACCCAGAACTGCTCGCTAAGCGCAAGTGTCTGATAGACTTACTTTGTTTGACTAGGATATACCCAGGCGCGCTTCTGCTCGCTTTTTGCTCGAGCGGAATTATTAGGATAGAACCAGAGCTGCTATAGCTAATTAATATCATGCCTTGGTTAGACTTTTTGGTTTTGTGGACACTTGAAATGCAAAAAGGGTCACTAAAATTAGATGAATCGGTCTCGGTCTCAACACCAGAGCGGGAGCAGTATAAACTTCTGCAGTGGCACATGGGCACACACGTCATTTGACATACGCATGGAATCGAGTTGGCTTTTTTGCGGTACGTTCAATCCCGACCCTGTATTACGACCGTTGCGCATTCGAGATGTACGTGGTATTACTATGTGCCACATGAATTGTGGAAACTCTTGGCGGCACAGCCCGGTGATCTCCATCGTTTTGGAGGATATGGGAACGCGTGACATCGGCATCTTGGAAAGTCCACGCATACATTTGTTATATGCACCTCGAGACAGGAAAGCTACCTGGTTCTGAGCACAGGGTAGCAGAATAGCGGATCTAGAGTAGAGACTCGGCTATCGCTTGTGCTGTGTTGCGATCGGGAGCCTCGCCGTTAAGCCCGTCGTGGATACATACAGCTAGTAATATTGCGCCAGTATAATAACGGGTCATTCTATGAGATATATTGGTTTCCGGCTGCCGCATTAGAAATATGTTGCCATAACTTTATCCACACTATTCCGACCAAGTTGGTGGTTGGAATGAAATTAACGAAATTAAATCAACTTGATCTCGAAGGGGCGAAACGGACGAAGATAGATTTAATCGTTGAAAATATCGTGAATGAAAATCATAGTTTGATAGAGGTACTTGGCGAACGTGCGCTGAGATCATGTTGAGACTTTGTTGATGGCGAAGTAAACTCGAATGGATACATGCTGAACCATTCTGGATCAAAGGCCGAAGCATCCAATATACACTTAATGTCTGATGATCGAATGTGAATATTTTACTATGTTTGAACGGACATGTAGACTGTGTGACATTTGTTCGAAACTAGGTCTAGGCTTACTCGAGCAAAATGTCACAGTGAGCCTTCAAAGTGAGTATCTTCTGGACGCATTGCATGGGAAGGCTTGCCGAAACTCTACCAGTTCTATGAACATGCATCCCTAGCTCACCCCTATATATTACTGAGCTGAAGATTTTGCGTTTTGGGGTCCGGATACTTGGTAAAATCTGGACATAGTGCGAAATTTCCGTATTTGTTCACTGTATGTACGAATTGCCTCGACTATGGTATCATCAATAGGCGCGTGTCAACAAAATTGAAAGTAATCGAAGAGCGTGAGATCCAATCTGAGCATTTCATGGCTCTCCTGTCGAGGTAATCTAAGAGAACTCTACTATCAGGTGCTCATAGTAAACTATTGAATGCGTTCGGTCACAAGGATTTCGATGGTGTCTCTATTGTAATTTGATATTCTTTACAGCTATTGGATATGCTCTAAAGCAGGCCACTCTCGTATGGATCTCAATTCAAAGCTAAAACCTCAGCCCCAAGTTCACGATTAATTCCAAAAACAATGATAGGGTTGGTGAGAGTGACCTCAGAGGCCAATAGCCCATCCATGTTCTATTTCCATGGGCTGATCGTTGAAGTCTTTAGAGTATGCATATGGCACGTCGAATGCGTGTGTCAATGTAAACCGGCCATTGCAACGCATTCCCGTTTCCGCCACATATTTGCCTTCAGTCGTAGTACAAATGTCACCCATACCTACAGCTTTCACACAGGGTCCAAACCAAGCGACTAAAAccaagcgggtggattgtATATAAGTTATTACAGAACGGTTTGCTGGATTAAATAGTGCCCCAGACTGGGGGCGTAGGCCTAGTGATAACCTTGGATGGTCTAAACTgagagagagggagagaaagagagaaatcGAGCAAAAATAATAGAAGGGATGAAGAATAACATACAAAGACGGGTATATAAACTGTAAAGTAGCTACTTCTGAATTTagtcaatcaaagggggtatCATTCAAAGGGGCAGGAGGGGCATTCAATCATAAGCCAAAAACCATGCAGCAATGACAGGGAGGTCACCCAAGGTCATGTTCTGATAACTAGCGAATTCGATATGATTTAGAACTTGGATACGGCCGAGGTATCAGATGGACTTACCCTTGTCTACGAACGCCAGACCACTTCAAAATAACAATATTTCCTGCCCAATCATGCCTTGCCTTCCCGCGAGTAATCTCACTCACAGAATGGTTGAGAGCTACGCATGTCAACAATGAGCATTGCTGTTTTGATGATCAATTTGCAGCACTTACGAGAACCATCCCTAAGAAAGTTATCCCTAAAGAAAACCCGGAGAGGGTACCTAAGCGGCTCTCCTCCAACATTGCGAGTAATCTCGCGACTAGAAAACGCGGTATTCTCTCCCAGATATTCAGTCAGTGGGATGGACCAAGTCGTAGCATTGTTCGAGGCATCGACACGGCCTGGTACGTTTAAACAAATTATCCTAGCTCGACCAGCGTTCCATGGTAGGAGCTATAAAGACATGTTATAAATCACCAATGGCATCGGAGGGCTATATACTTACCAGAGCCTTGACAGTAGCATCCATATGCGAAATCCTGGAATCCATGCGCGGTACATAAGAGACAGGTGATGTCGATGCGCCTTGAGGAATGCATTCTCTACAGTGACGTGCCCAGTCCTAAAATGATGGATAAGATTCAGATCAGTCATAACCAAAGAAAAGGCTCACTTGTTGTTGGTGTGCAGCTGAGCAGTACCAAGCGTTCTGACACCCTGTACACCAATGATATGCTTGTTGGCCGCAGGTCTTTTTTGTATTCATAAGTTAGTGATATTATTCATGCTAGCGAACCCCCAATAGCTCACCTCACAAGGGTAGAAATAACCAGTAGTATTCATGTACAAGTGGCCTTTTTTACTCGAGCTTGTGTATGCGCAAAAACGACGAAGGATGAAGGGCTACTGGCCTCCAGCACAGTGCTTTTGAGTACCTGCACACGGAAAATGTTGCCACGGGCGTACACAGCAATCTGGCGGCCTAGATGCTCCTACGTACAACGCGTGGAGGATCGACGAAATTCCCTCGTGCATGGCGCATATTACCATATTAGGAGAATTTTTGAGGCGGGAGGTCATAGTTCAGTGCGTCATGTCGTACGGGAGAGCGCGTGGCTGCGTAGCGTTACTAGAACTTCGAAACAAGTCGCCATTCTTCGTGATGTAAGATGATAATAATGGATTTCTAGATTTCTACAGTTCGATGAAATGGGTAGCAACAGAGACGGCGGCTGTTCCTAATAAAACACGAGGCATGGCCTAGGTTCGTCGAGTTCGGGACCACATCCGTTGAGATGGTGGGGGAGTCTACACAGCGTCTGTCTCTAGATGGTAATATTACAGGAGAATGAGTGTGTGAAGTCGGTCAGAATGCGCTTTCGACTTTCCCTCTGGACCAGTTGTCCCGTGCCATAAAGGATAGAACAATAGAAGTGCACAGCTCTGAAAGCTCCGAAATTACCACATCCACCCAAGAGAACGAGGGGAATCAAAGGTAGAGCCATTCCGTTTTGTCCGAAAACGAGCACAGATATCGGCTATGACGAGATATTTCTAAAGAGTGCGATATATTGAAGTGTATCTATGCCGATTCGACCAGGCAACAATAGCAAAAATTCTTAGACGTCAGTGAAAGTTCCAATGCCCAGCTTAGAGGACCCTTTGTGGAATATGATTGACTTGCTTCCTTTCATAGCGGCTATGTAATTCTGCATAGCCTATTTAAGATAGAATTTCTGTTATCAAGGGTAATAACAGTAATGATTGCTGGCTGAAGTCGAGGAGAAGACAAAGGTAGTGGGAGCAAGAGCTAAGATTATAAtacggtcacgtgacttgcCACCCAAACATGTAATCTAACGAATTTGAATAGGCTCCTCACTCCCGATGACATGCCGCGAATATTCGACCTCAAAACTCGAGTCGAGCAAGTGCAACCCGGGTCAAGCAATCCGTGTGGAGTGTAAGAAATAATCAAATAATAGATCAGAATACCTTTCTAATCGATTGAATAGATGCCAACGTCAGTTTGCGAAATATACATGCCCAGCTTGTAACCTCCAGTATTGCTCGTTGATGTGCTATCGTGCAGAGGTAACTTGAACACAAGCTTATGATACAATAATTTTTGAATCCAGTACAGGCCCATTCTGCATGCACTGAGACCTTCTACAAAGCGGCACTTGTCGAAGAAATTAAATCAGAGCCAGCGAGACCGACGGAGGAAAAGCAACAGATGCTTGAACTTCTCAAAAGGTTCGAAGAGGAGTCAATCGAGGAAGAAGGCTCTGACGAAGAAGATGATCTTGCGTTGCGCTTAGAAGGTGTTGATTTGGGTAAATCTATTTAGTGGGCGATTTCCCAACCGAGGCTAATGGCACACAGACAAAGTTGATCATGAAACCTTGTGGGGGTTACTATCCGAGCAAGAAAAGCAGAAATTTACTAAAATGCTGATGAACCCTACGTCCGAGAACTCTCAAGACTTGCTGAACGCGAGCAGACTTTTAGAAAATAGTGAAGACCCCTGGTGGGTACTGGATAATCCATTGGACAGTACACTGCCAATGGTCAAGCAAATTCCCTCTACTATGCTTGCGGGAAAGTTTAATCCTATACTTCTCTTTAACGTTTTTCATTTAAGGTAC
Proteins encoded:
- a CDS encoding Zinc finger HIT domain-containing protein is translated as MPRIFDLKTRVEQVQPGSSNPCGVCQRQFAKYTCPACNLQYCSLMCYRAEAHSACTETFYKAALVEEIKSEPARPTEEKQQMLELLKRFEEESIEEEGSDEEDDLALRLEGVDLDKVDHETLWGLLSEQEKQKFTKMLMNPTSENSQDLLNASRLLENSEDPWWVLDNPLDSTLPMVKQIPSTMLAGKFNPILLFNVFHLSLTYAYTVRTFAASFLSTRVSDELEGIREFMLPLSPFLRDRKSTVTFTSVDSVITDWVSHLPELPNHRLLKLLTEDARRIFHSQPIVVEDDSPSQSSNHDNCMRFLSDLHTLFDGLKKHAHVTHKLTFYLAFLVNLPTSASRELLGAIGAWQVKHQEGEQDTSRIDTIRSRTLIEEI
- a CDS encoding P21-activated kinase 1, with the protein product MSASSPARVSIRHPHNYNGVRRSLDQETLDYYGIPNEDESVHKPRPPPKSATSSPAISVNPNPPPRPSRANTATLDDEFEDLYDEPVPAPEMLSPKELPAAPLPTPSAFGTRSRSGTGTAKGKKSMFSFMDNFLTAQKKPEISTPYDPVHLTHVGFNSSTGEFTGLPKEWQQLLSDSGISRLEQERNPEAVMEVMKFYQETNGAVAIGDVWDKMNPGSPTGGKSSPPDLPSKLPNGFQNPRPPPQPPTKKQTSPQAASPAPSAFRPAPSAPSTAAPSLSLDRSKSQRSPPSPQPQPEVARSKSQREPPRAPSATRPAPQPGQKIAQGHHVRERADKNTPQPSPALASLAKHAPDKAPTQFSGVAPPGSTATPRRREKKEKSDGDIVKRLQAICTDADPTRLYRNLVKIGQGASGGVYTAYQVGTNLSVAIKQMDLDKQPKKDLIINEILVMRSSRHPNIVNYIDSFLHKNDLWVVMEYMEGGSLTDVVTANLMTEGQIAAVSRETAQGLEHLHRHGVIHRDIKSDNVLLSLQGDIKLTDFGFCAQISDPAHSKRTTMVGTPYWMAPEVVTRKEYGPKVDIWSLGIMAIEMVEGEPPYLNQNPLKALYLIATNGTPTIANPDALSPVFKDYLAKTLESTPRNDPMRHSSYSTRFSKKLNR